A single region of the Bacillota bacterium genome encodes:
- a CDS encoding flavin reductase family protein: MIREIGVFEYAGKVLEKLNPGVFLTTKSGNIINTMIIGWGGISVVWGRPVFIVLVRDSRATYSLIESSNEFTISVPLYADLKEAIAICGTKSLRQIDKFSVCHLTPIKGRKIDTPIIGEAQLHYECKVIYKQTLNQKELLQIVKDRYYNNNAIHTVYYGEIVDSYLYEEDK, encoded by the coding sequence ATGATTCGAGAAATTGGAGTTTTTGAGTACGCAGGAAAAGTTCTTGAAAAATTGAATCCAGGAGTTTTTTTGACCACAAAAAGCGGAAACATTATTAACACGATGATTATTGGTTGGGGCGGAATATCGGTTGTTTGGGGAAGGCCTGTTTTTATAGTTTTGGTAAGAGATTCTAGAGCAACTTACTCTTTGATTGAGAGTAGCAATGAATTCACCATCAGCGTTCCTTTGTATGCAGATTTGAAAGAAGCTATCGCAATTTGTGGAACCAAATCCTTAAGACAAATTGATAAATTTTCTGTATGTCATTTAACCCCTATAAAGGGAAGAAAAATTGATACTCCAATCATTGGAGAAGCTCAATTGCACTATGAATGTAAAGTAATATATAAACAAACGCTTAATCAAAAAGAGCTTTTACAAATTGTAAAAGATCGATATTATAATAACAATGCAATTCACACAGTATATTATGGCGAAATTGTGGACAGTTACCTTTATGAGGAAGATAAGTAA
- a CDS encoding bifunctional 5,10-methylenetetrahydrofolate dehydrogenase/5,10-methenyltetrahydrofolate cyclohydrolase — protein MAILLDGKALALEKREFIKQETIYLVRKHKIIPHLVVILIGEDPASQSYVKGKEKACLNAGIKSTIIRKTENVTEVELISIIDQLNDDKTVHGILLQLPIPQKLDMNKIINRISPSKDVDGFTLTNVAYLANGNPKLVPCTPLGIMKLLEKYQVQIEGKHCVIIGRSQIVGKPMASLLLKANGTVTICHSKTVELAKIAKQADILVVAIGKSKMVDDSFVKKGAVVIDVGISKINGSISGDVDFDKACKIASYITPVPGGVGPMTIACLLENTLSCYKMIMGE, from the coding sequence ATGGCTATTTTATTGGATGGAAAGGCTCTCGCCCTTGAAAAAAGAGAGTTTATAAAACAAGAAACGATTTATTTAGTAAGAAAGCACAAAATAATACCACATCTTGTAGTAATTTTAATTGGAGAAGATCCAGCAAGCCAATCTTATGTCAAAGGAAAAGAAAAAGCTTGTTTAAATGCTGGAATTAAAAGTACAATTATTCGAAAAACCGAAAACGTTACAGAAGTTGAATTAATTTCAATTATTGATCAATTAAATGATGACAAAACAGTTCACGGAATTCTTTTACAACTACCGATTCCTCAAAAATTAGATATGAATAAAATTATAAATCGAATTTCTCCTTCAAAAGATGTCGATGGCTTTACTTTGACCAATGTTGCATACTTGGCAAACGGAAACCCAAAACTTGTTCCATGTACTCCTTTAGGAATTATGAAATTACTAGAAAAATATCAAGTTCAAATTGAAGGAAAACATTGTGTTATTATAGGTAGAAGTCAAATTGTAGGAAAACCAATGGCTTCTTTACTTTTAAAAGCAAATGGAACAGTTACAATTTGTCATAGCAAAACAGTTGAACTTGCAAAAATAGCAAAACAAGCAGATATTTTAGTTGTTGCAATCGGAAAATCGAAAATGGTTGATGATTCTTTTGTGAAAAAGGGAGCCGTCGTAATTGACGTTGGTATTTCAAAAATCAATGGAAGTATTTCTGGAGATGTTGATTTTGATAAAGCATGCAAGATAGCTTCTTATATTACTCCCGTTCCTGGAGGAGTGGGCCCTATGACGATTGCTTGTTTGTTGGAAAACACTTTAAGCTGCTATAAGATGATAATGGGAGAGTAA
- a CDS encoding adenylosuccinate lyase, whose amino-acid sequence MIPRYVRKEMQSIWSEQSKFQAYLDIELLNAKALAKKGILSDDELALLLKNATFSVQRIEELELDLKHDVIAFTRNVSETLGKEKRFIHYGLTSTDVVDTANAIRLKKANQIIKNDLVQFLDMLKMKAMEYKNTFCIGRTHGIHADITVFGLKWTLWYDETKRNLHRFEEASFGVEIGKISGAVGNYAFIDPEIETYICENLGIQKAKISTQTLQRDRHAHYISVIALIGTTLEKIATEIRHLQRTEINEVREPFDTNQKGSSAMPHKKNPITSENICGLARVLRGYVIPTYENIPLWHERDISHSSVERIVLPDATSLIDYMLNKYMIVLSELKVFPNKMIENIQLTNGAVFSQRILNALIEKGFSREKAYDLIQELAYISYDFNRDFKEILLNSKEITQVLSLSEINELFELDFYKAKVDYIYNQVFE is encoded by the coding sequence ATGATACCAAGATATGTACGGAAAGAAATGCAAAGCATTTGGTCTGAACAATCAAAATTTCAAGCTTACCTTGATATTGAACTGCTAAATGCCAAAGCATTAGCTAAAAAAGGAATTTTATCTGATGATGAACTCGCATTGCTATTAAAAAATGCGACTTTTTCAGTGCAAAGAATCGAAGAATTAGAACTTGATTTAAAGCACGATGTAATTGCCTTTACTAGAAACGTTTCTGAAACGCTTGGAAAAGAAAAAAGATTTATTCATTATGGCTTAACTTCAACCGATGTTGTAGATACCGCTAATGCAATTCGATTAAAAAAAGCAAATCAAATTATTAAGAATGATCTTGTTCAATTTTTAGACATGTTAAAGATGAAAGCGATGGAGTATAAAAACACTTTTTGCATTGGAAGGACACACGGCATTCATGCAGATATTACTGTATTCGGCTTGAAATGGACATTGTGGTATGATGAAACGAAACGAAATCTTCATCGATTTGAAGAAGCTTCTTTTGGCGTTGAAATCGGAAAAATTAGTGGAGCAGTTGGGAATTATGCTTTTATTGATCCCGAGATTGAAACATATATTTGCGAAAATCTAGGAATTCAAAAAGCTAAAATTTCAACTCAAACATTGCAAAGGGATCGACACGCCCATTATATAAGCGTTATCGCTTTGATTGGGACTACTTTAGAAAAAATAGCTACAGAAATAAGACATTTGCAACGTACGGAAATAAACGAAGTAAGAGAACCGTTTGATACAAATCAAAAAGGGTCCTCAGCAATGCCTCATAAAAAAAATCCAATCACAAGTGAAAATATTTGTGGGCTTGCAAGAGTTCTTAGGGGCTATGTGATTCCAACCTATGAAAATATACCTTTATGGCACGAACGGGATATTAGTCATTCTTCGGTAGAGCGAATTGTTTTACCAGACGCTACCTCTTTGATTGATTATATGTTAAATAAATACATGATTGTATTATCTGAATTGAAAGTATTCCCAAATAAAATGATTGAAAACATTCAATTAACAAATGGGGCTGTTTTTTCTCAAAGGATTTTAAACGCTTTAATTGAAAAAGGATTTTCAAGAGAAAAAGCTTATGATTTAATTCAGGAATTAGCATACATTTCTTATGATTTTAATCGTGATTTTAAAGAAATTTTACTAAATAGTAAAGAAATTACACAAGTTTTATCTTTGTCAGAGATTAATGAGCTATTTGAACTTGACTTTTACAAGGCAAAAGTAGATTATATTTATAATCAAGTATTTGAATAA
- a CDS encoding purine-nucleoside phosphorylase, with protein MNYLDKLTKAKDYIQSRINIIPDTLVILGSGLGDFSKVLENTLTIPYSEIPYFNFTQVEGHSGELHMGLLNKKWVFCMNGRNHYYEGASDEEMRFPIQLFATLNVKNVIVTNACGGMNSSFKPGDLMVIEDHINLMGRNPLIGRNLDTIGPRFSDMSQAYDEEFLIRIQKIAKTEKIELKKGIYVGYSGPNYETKAEIKAFSILGGDAVGMSTVPEVIVANHAKMRVLGISCITNMATGLQKNRLTHDEVLETSRKALNSFSTLVSKFIDTL; from the coding sequence ATGAATTATCTTGATAAATTAACTAAAGCTAAAGATTATATTCAATCAAGAATTAATATAATTCCAGATACGCTGGTTATTTTGGGCTCCGGATTAGGAGATTTTTCTAAAGTGCTTGAAAATACTTTGACTATTCCTTATTCAGAAATTCCTTATTTTAATTTTACTCAAGTAGAAGGACATTCTGGCGAACTACATATGGGATTGTTAAATAAAAAATGGGTTTTTTGCATGAATGGAAGAAATCATTATTACGAAGGAGCAAGCGACGAAGAAATGCGATTTCCGATTCAACTTTTTGCCACTTTAAATGTTAAAAACGTAATTGTTACAAACGCATGCGGCGGAATGAATTCCTCTTTTAAACCAGGAGATTTAATGGTTATTGAAGATCACATTAATTTAATGGGAAGAAATCCGCTCATAGGACGCAACTTAGACACAATTGGGCCAAGATTTTCCGATATGAGCCAAGCGTATGATGAAGAGTTTCTTATTAGAATTCAAAAAATCGCAAAAACCGAAAAGATTGAACTTAAAAAAGGAATTTACGTTGGCTATAGTGGTCCAAATTATGAAACAAAAGCCGAAATTAAAGCATTTTCAATTTTAGGAGGAGACGCAGTTGGAATGTCAACGGTTCCTGAAGTTATTGTTGCTAATCACGCAAAAATGAGAGTGTTAGGAATCTCTTGTATTACTAACATGGCTACGGGGTTACAAAAAAACAGATTGACACACGATGAGGTTTTAGAAACAAGCCGAAAAGCATTAAATTCTTTTTCAACTTTGGTATCAAAATTTATAGATACTCTATAA
- a CDS encoding PspC domain-containing protein, with the protein MSTKKYLYRDVKNGKISGVAAGLADYFDLDVTLIRIIWILLVFCAGTGVLAYIIMAIVIEPKSIVMAKHPEEKETVIDNSDDPFAKYDKK; encoded by the coding sequence ATGTCTACAAAAAAATATTTATATCGAGACGTTAAAAACGGTAAAATTTCTGGTGTAGCTGCGGGATTAGCTGATTACTTTGATTTAGATGTTACATTAATTCGTATTATTTGGATTCTTTTGGTATTCTGTGCAGGAACAGGGGTACTTGCCTACATTATCATGGCAATTGTCATTGAACCGAAAAGCATTGTTATGGCAAAACATCCAGAAGAAAAAGAAACTGTAATTGATAATTCAGATGATCCCTTCGCAAAATATGATAAAAAATAA
- a CDS encoding GGDEF domain-containing protein, producing the protein MKKSNQTLQMIVKKLTSFNKMYDEIRVVDPVNKEVVVYHDGIWEKGADSCYTFWKTGKICDNCTSMRALNLSETIIKTKYINNVAFLITSIPTTIDNRKVVLELLKDITNSIDMIDDRVIELKKVIDKTNELITKDTLTNIFNKRYINERLPVDQAISSQINSPFCLIMADIDNFKVVNDSYGHIVGDYTLKTFAKIIQNKIRNDHDWFARFGGEEFIICLNHTTLAAAKIIANQYREAIEKYDFVFNEQHFNITASFGVVENQEIDTPTTLIDRADQNLFVAKNSGRNLVI; encoded by the coding sequence ATGAAAAAATCAAACCAAACCCTACAAATGATTGTAAAAAAGTTAACAAGTTTTAATAAAATGTATGATGAAATCCGTGTTGTAGATCCAGTTAACAAAGAAGTTGTTGTCTATCATGATGGCATTTGGGAAAAAGGTGCTGATTCGTGTTATACTTTTTGGAAAACAGGAAAAATTTGTGATAACTGTACTTCGATGCGGGCACTTAATTTGTCAGAAACTATTATTAAAACAAAATATATAAATAACGTAGCCTTTTTGATTACTTCCATTCCAACCACAATTGATAATAGAAAAGTTGTCTTAGAGTTACTTAAAGATATCACCAACAGTATAGATATGATTGATGACAGAGTTATTGAGTTAAAAAAAGTCATTGATAAAACTAATGAACTAATAACAAAGGATACCCTTACAAATATTTTTAATAAGCGCTACATCAACGAACGACTCCCTGTTGACCAAGCTATTTCAAGCCAAATAAACTCTCCGTTTTGTTTGATTATGGCCGATATCGATAACTTTAAAGTTGTAAACGACTCTTATGGTCATATTGTTGGGGACTATACTTTAAAAACATTTGCAAAAATCATTCAAAATAAAATTCGAAATGATCATGATTGGTTTGCAAGATTTGGTGGAGAGGAATTTATAATTTGTTTAAATCATACCACCTTAGCTGCTGCTAAAATAATTGCAAATCAATATAGGGAAGCCATAGAAAAATATGATTTTGTTTTCAACGAACAACACTTCAACATTACAGCAAGTTTTGGTGTGGTAGAAAATCAAGAGATTGACACTCCTACTACGTTAATCGATCGAGCAGATCAAAATTTGTTTGTTGCAAAAAACAGTGGCAGAAATCTTGTTATATAA
- a CDS encoding Y-family DNA polymerase encodes MNGYQLHKNILCIDLKSFYASIECSLLGLDPFKTPLVVADYARGGGSIVLAVSPYLRKLGVPSRCRIFELPKNIKIIFQKPRIEKYLEYSTKIIEIYLRFISEEDIYVYSVDEVFMDFTNYLEYYQKTDYEIAKMIMKVIYKETKVYSTCGIGPNMLIAKLALDIESKKEPNFIAKWDYDDLPEKLWPVTPLSEMWGIGRNMERNLNQLRLYKIGDIANYDVKKLKKKFGVIGEELYYHTHGIDMSLIQDKLKIKPVSKSYGSGQTLFQDYYKPEIFQIISEMVDDVCRRLRVSKKLAKTVHFGVAYSKDLGGGFARQLTIEQPSANESVIYKACLYLFEQFYEGDPIRRVHVGVGGLTDKQEYQFSFFEDVNQLIKEQQVFSTIDEIKYKFGKNSVNRASSELKESTIKNRNEMIGGHHA; translated from the coding sequence ATGAATGGATATCAATTGCATAAAAATATATTATGTATCGACTTAAAAAGTTTTTATGCATCGATAGAATGCAGTCTTTTAGGCTTGGATCCATTTAAAACGCCACTTGTAGTTGCGGATTACGCAAGAGGTGGCGGATCAATTGTATTAGCGGTTTCGCCATATCTAAGAAAATTAGGAGTTCCCAGTAGGTGCCGAATTTTCGAATTGCCAAAAAACATAAAAATTATCTTTCAAAAGCCAAGAATTGAAAAATATTTAGAATATTCAACAAAAATCATCGAAATTTATCTAAGATTTATTTCAGAAGAAGATATATATGTCTATTCGGTTGATGAAGTGTTCATGGATTTTACAAATTACCTTGAGTATTACCAAAAAACTGATTATGAGATTGCCAAAATGATTATGAAAGTAATTTACAAAGAAACAAAGGTATATTCTACTTGCGGAATAGGCCCCAATATGTTAATTGCTAAATTAGCGCTGGACATTGAATCAAAAAAAGAGCCAAACTTTATTGCAAAATGGGATTATGATGATTTGCCAGAAAAATTATGGCCAGTAACTCCACTCAGTGAAATGTGGGGAATAGGTCGCAACATGGAAAGGAATTTAAATCAATTACGACTATATAAAATTGGGGATATTGCCAATTATGATGTAAAAAAATTGAAAAAAAAGTTTGGAGTAATCGGAGAAGAACTTTACTATCATACGCACGGGATAGATATGAGCCTTATTCAAGATAAATTAAAAATAAAACCCGTTAGTAAAAGCTACGGATCGGGGCAAACTTTATTTCAAGATTATTACAAACCAGAAATTTTTCAAATTATTTCTGAAATGGTTGATGACGTTTGCAGAAGACTTCGAGTTAGTAAAAAATTAGCAAAAACCGTGCATTTTGGAGTGGCATATAGTAAAGATCTCGGTGGAGGATTTGCTAGACAACTAACAATAGAACAACCATCTGCGAATGAATCAGTCATTTATAAAGCTTGTTTATATTTATTTGAACAATTTTATGAAGGAGACCCTATTAGACGCGTTCATGTTGGAGTTGGAGGACTAACGGATAAGCAAGAGTATCAGTTTAGCTTCTTTGAAGATGTGAATCAACTTATTAAGGAACAACAAGTTTTTTCAACCATTGATGAAATTAAATATAAATTTGGTAAAAATAGCGTAAACAGAGCATCGAGTGAATTAAAAGAGTCTACTATCAAAAATCGAAACGAAATGATTGGTGGACATCATGCCTAA
- a CDS encoding YolD-like family protein — MPNTYVDRGIVKWNAFDALTGYHSMLEEMKYRLGKKEKPSLSDDALDELNMKLQSALMQNEEIELRYFHDGYIRFTFGKIKKVDYTSKEIVLSTLERFRAEDIIDIFPA, encoded by the coding sequence ATGCCTAATACTTATGTAGATAGAGGGATAGTTAAATGGAATGCATTTGATGCATTAACAGGGTATCATTCAATGCTTGAAGAAATGAAGTATCGCTTAGGAAAAAAAGAAAAACCTAGTTTAAGTGATGATGCTCTCGATGAATTAAATATGAAATTGCAAAGCGCATTAATGCAAAACGAAGAGATAGAGCTTAGATATTTTCACGATGGATATATTAGGTTTACGTTTGGAAAAATAAAAAAAGTAGATTATACAAGCAAAGAAATCGTCCTTTCTACATTAGAGCGATTTAGAGCAGAAGATATTATCGATATATTTCCGGCCTAA
- the ispE gene encoding 4-(cytidine 5'-diphospho)-2-C-methyl-D-erythritol kinase yields MVIEKAYAKVNLFINVLDARKDGYHDLEMINAKINLFDTLKIEKTNCEGLVIIRSNDLFLSNQNNIVFDTARYMMHTYVPQFGIQIEIDKKIPFGAGLAGNSVDAASIIKGINTLFELNLSNEEMIQVGLKFGADIPYCLVDYPALVEGLGEKITKIDFDFSSYKLLLINPRVYIATKDIFTIGNRKGFINVDINNIKKAIVHKNIDEFIANMHNALQEISIENNQDVALAKARISTKLGEKGLVMTGSGSTFIKLMKEVDQATNDFLSEYRDNYFMNIYNFL; encoded by the coding sequence ATGGTAATTGAAAAGGCGTATGCTAAAGTAAATTTATTTATCAACGTACTAGATGCAAGAAAAGATGGATATCATGATTTAGAAATGATTAATGCAAAAATCAATCTATTTGACACTTTAAAAATAGAAAAAACAAATTGTGAAGGATTAGTCATTATTCGATCAAACGATTTGTTTTTATCCAATCAAAACAATATCGTTTTTGATACAGCAAGATATATGATGCACACATACGTTCCGCAATTTGGAATTCAAATTGAAATTGATAAAAAAATTCCTTTTGGAGCTGGATTGGCTGGAAATTCAGTCGATGCAGCAAGCATTATTAAAGGGATAAACACGTTATTTGAATTAAATTTATCTAATGAAGAAATGATTCAAGTAGGTTTAAAATTTGGCGCAGATATTCCTTATTGTTTAGTTGATTATCCTGCATTAGTTGAGGGATTGGGAGAAAAAATAACTAAAATCGATTTTGATTTTTCTTCTTATAAATTACTTCTTATTAATCCAAGAGTTTACATTGCCACAAAAGATATTTTTACGATTGGAAACCGTAAAGGGTTTATCAACGTGGACATTAATAACATAAAAAAAGCCATTGTTCATAAAAATATTGATGAATTTATTGCAAATATGCACAATGCATTGCAAGAAATATCCATCGAAAATAATCAAGACGTTGCATTAGCTAAGGCAAGAATTAGCACTAAACTAGGAGAAAAAGGACTAGTAATGACCGGGTCTGGATCTACATTTATTAAATTAATGAAAGAAGTGGATCAAGCTACGAATGATTTTCTTTCAGAGTATCGTGATAACTATTTCATGAATATTTACAATTTTTTATGA
- the spoVG gene encoding septation regulator SpoVG produces the protein MLITEVRAKRVNGDNRLVGIAAITIDECFVVHELRIIEGKNGLFVAMPSRKMPNGEFKDVAHPINTETRSLIEKAVLEAFEKLPEVKVE, from the coding sequence ATGTTGATAACAGAAGTTCGTGCAAAAAGAGTTAATGGAGATAATCGTTTAGTGGGAATTGCCGCCATTACAATTGACGAATGCTTCGTTGTTCATGAATTAAGGATTATTGAAGGGAAAAACGGGCTTTTTGTAGCAATGCCAAGTCGAAAAATGCCGAACGGAGAATTCAAAGATGTTGCCCACCCAATCAATACCGAAACAAGAAGTTTAATTGAAAAAGCTGTCTTAGAAGCTTTCGAGAAACTTCCTGAAGTAAAAGTTGAATAA
- a CDS encoding ribose-phosphate pyrophosphokinase, protein MAVFHGSKVKVFALSSNKKLAKDIADYIGIPLSHCEVSHFADGEININIPETVRGHKVFVIQSTCSPVNEHLMELLIMIDALKRASAREINVVIPYYGYSRQDRKTKARQPISAKLVADLLQVAGTTRVLCMDLHAAQIQGFFNIPIDNFRALPIIAEYIKQKNIQNCIVVSPDHGGVARARALADVLSAPIAIIDKMRPEPNVSEVMNIIGSVKGKNCIIIDDMIDTAGSIFAAAHALKNAGALDLYACCTHPLLSENAVELVMKAPIIELVCTDTIELPKEKTFEKLVQLSVARLLGQGIINIIDDQGVSTLFA, encoded by the coding sequence ATGGCTGTTTTTCATGGGTCAAAAGTAAAAGTATTTGCCCTAAGCTCTAACAAAAAATTAGCAAAAGATATTGCAGATTATATTGGCATTCCGCTTAGTCACTGCGAAGTATCACACTTTGCAGATGGAGAAATTAATATCAACATTCCCGAAACAGTTAGAGGACACAAGGTGTTTGTAATTCAATCAACTTGCAGTCCAGTAAATGAACATTTAATGGAATTATTAATTATGATTGATGCTTTAAAAAGAGCTTCTGCAAGAGAAATTAACGTAGTAATTCCTTATTACGGATATTCAAGACAAGACCGAAAAACAAAAGCGCGCCAACCAATTTCAGCCAAGTTAGTTGCGGATTTATTACAAGTTGCGGGAACCACTAGAGTTCTCTGCATGGATTTACATGCCGCTCAAATTCAAGGATTTTTCAATATTCCGATTGATAATTTTAGAGCACTTCCAATTATCGCAGAATATATCAAACAAAAAAATATACAAAATTGTATTGTTGTCTCTCCAGACCACGGAGGCGTTGCAAGAGCGAGAGCGTTAGCCGACGTTTTATCTGCACCAATTGCAATCATTGATAAAATGAGACCTGAACCAAACGTTTCAGAAGTAATGAATATCATTGGTAGTGTAAAAGGAAAGAATTGTATTATTATTGATGATATGATTGATACTGCAGGATCTATTTTTGCCGCAGCACACGCTTTAAAGAATGCGGGAGCATTAGATTTATATGCTTGTTGTACTCACCCACTACTTTCTGAAAACGCAGTAGAATTAGTTATGAAAGCTCCGATTATTGAACTTGTATGTACAGACACCATTGAACTTCCAAAAGAAAAAACCTTTGAAAAGTTAGTTCAATTATCAGTAGCTAGACTCTTAGGACAAGGAATTATTAATATTATTGATGATCAAGGAGTATCGACATTATTTGCATAA
- a CDS encoding MATE family efflux transporter — translation MDNQITKKNYLKYILAIALPVSIQSLFQSSLSVIDQIMVGSLGETSISAVGLGGKYPSVFFFTLASISVGAAILISQFRGKSDKINVSKAFTLCIKWGLMLTSIFFIVAFFFSTSIMSIYTFDSSVISIGSQYLKILTIGFFPGFLTIMLSTLLRNTGKAKQPMVASIVSVIINTLLNYILIFGHLGLPALGVAGAAIATTITRFIEFFVVLFFFIVHQAKDEYKINFKIRSEFAFMKTAFLIILPLFLSEFLWSVGENVYSIIYGHIGTSEMAAMTLITPVVMLSIGLFFGIYQSTSILVGNQLGKKDYDMAYFLGKKSMKIGLVGTTIIGLFVISFSKLYPQLFLVSDSTKQTTTLLLIAFAVVLWIKVSNMVLGGILKSGGKTKYVFYMDLLGTWFIGVPLGLIASSVFRFPIVLVYLIIAFEELVRLIIGLKLFKSKIWIQSI, via the coding sequence ATGGATAATCAAATTACTAAAAAGAATTACTTAAAATATATTCTTGCGATTGCACTTCCTGTTTCGATACAAAGTTTATTTCAATCTTCATTAAGTGTTATTGATCAAATTATGGTTGGATCTCTTGGAGAAACCAGCATAAGCGCTGTTGGCTTAGGAGGAAAGTATCCTTCTGTTTTCTTTTTTACTCTTGCATCTATATCCGTTGGTGCAGCAATCTTGATTAGTCAATTTCGAGGAAAATCCGACAAAATAAACGTTTCCAAGGCTTTTACGCTTTGTATAAAATGGGGATTAATGCTTACATCAATTTTCTTTATTGTTGCATTTTTCTTTTCAACAAGCATCATGTCAATTTATACTTTTGATTCCTCTGTTATTTCAATCGGTAGTCAGTATTTAAAAATTTTAACCATCGGTTTCTTTCCTGGCTTTTTAACTATCATGCTTAGTACTCTTCTTCGAAACACCGGAAAAGCAAAACAACCAATGGTAGCTTCTATTGTTTCAGTTATTATAAACACTTTATTAAATTACATTTTAATTTTTGGTCATTTAGGTCTTCCTGCCCTTGGAGTCGCCGGCGCAGCAATAGCAACTACCATTACTAGATTTATAGAATTTTTTGTTGTATTATTCTTTTTTATTGTTCATCAAGCAAAAGATGAATACAAAATTAATTTTAAAATAAGAAGTGAATTTGCATTTATGAAAACCGCGTTTCTAATTATTTTGCCATTATTTTTAAGCGAATTTCTTTGGAGTGTGGGTGAAAATGTTTATAGTATTATTTATGGACATATTGGAACTTCAGAGATGGCAGCAATGACTTTAATTACCCCTGTTGTAATGTTAAGCATTGGTTTGTTTTTTGGAATTTACCAATCTACATCCATTCTAGTTGGAAATCAATTAGGAAAAAAGGATTATGATATGGCATATTTTCTTGGCAAAAAATCTATGAAAATCGGTCTGGTTGGAACAACAATAATTGGATTATTTGTTATTTCTTTTTCTAAATTATATCCTCAATTATTTTTAGTATCCGATTCAACAAAACAAACTACTACTTTGCTTTTAATTGCTTTTGCGGTTGTACTTTGGATTAAGGTTTCCAACATGGTGCTGGGAGGTATATTAAAGTCTGGCGGAAAAACAAAATACGTTTTTTATATGGATTTATTGGGGACGTGGTTCATCGGTGTTCCCTTGGGACTAATTGCCTCTTCTGTTTTCCGCTTTCCAATTGTATTGGTATATTTAATAATTGCTTTTGAAGAATTGGTTCGCTTAATCATTGGATTGAAGTTGTTTAAATCAAAAATATGGATACAATCCATTTAA
- a CDS encoding DNA alkylation repair protein has translation MMEHDVNQLLSFSSSKPETLHHKTKDKEYQCNDLFLGIRVPEVRKIAKKYGNNMSEEALVTLLENPIHEYRLCSLIIMTNQMKKASVEQQKQIVKFYLDHIEFVNGWDLVDTSASNVLGRYLLYTKEYKVLYELAKSNDLWKKRISIVSTWILIQNGILDVTIDLSKILLKEKHDLIHKAVGWMLREVGKKDIQLLNEFIIKNYQNIPRTTLRYAIEKHNNVIRKQILKGDFSWNKQ, from the coding sequence ATGATGGAACATGATGTAAATCAACTTTTAAGTTTCAGTTCTTCAAAACCAGAAACATTACATCACAAAACAAAAGACAAAGAATATCAATGTAATGATTTGTTTTTAGGAATTAGAGTCCCAGAAGTTCGAAAAATCGCTAAAAAATATGGAAACAATATGAGCGAAGAAGCTCTTGTAACTTTATTAGAAAACCCCATACACGAATATAGATTATGTAGCCTTATTATTATGACAAATCAGATGAAAAAAGCATCAGTTGAACAGCAAAAACAAATTGTTAAATTTTATTTGGATCATATTGAATTTGTTAATGGATGGGATTTAGTTGATACGTCTGCATCTAACGTCTTAGGGAGATATTTACTTTACACAAAGGAGTATAAAGTTTTATATGAACTAGCAAAATCAAATGATCTTTGGAAAAAACGAATTAGTATTGTTTCAACATGGATATTGATTCAAAACGGAATTTTGGATGTGACAATAGACTTATCAAAAATACTTTTGAAAGAAAAACACGATTTAATTCACAAAGCGGTTGGATGGATGTTAAGAGAAGTTGGAAAAAAAGATATACAATTATTAAATGAATTTATCATAAAGAATTATCAAAATATTCCAAGGACAACGCTTCGTTATGCAATTGAAAAACACAATAATGTAATTCGAAAACAAATTTTGAAAGGGGATTTCTCATGGAACAAAC